The following are from one region of the Bos mutus isolate GX-2022 chromosome 18, NWIPB_WYAK_1.1, whole genome shotgun sequence genome:
- the NRN1L gene encoding neuritin-like protein, translated as MLLVLLSGVPPSSFAYWNWGGASGWLSPAPHPITVPPPGGWAEGLPSKLLALLVGSQLGMMRCCCCCFCHHRQLPCALGLLLLLLLPPLVPVSPLAAAAAGPGRCDTIYQGFAECLIRLGDGMGHGGELETVCRSWNDFHTCASRVLLGCPEEAAAVWESLQQEARRAPHPDNLHTLCGTPVRLQERGVGPETNQETLRATAPAPTPAPMPPLLAAALALACLLGPLA; from the exons ATGCTCCTGGTTCTCCTCTCTGGAGTCCCTCCCTCCTCTTTTGCCTATTGGAACTGGGGTGGGGCTTCTGGGTGGCTGAGCCCCGCCCCCCATCCAATCACAGTGCCTCCTCCCGGAGGCTGGGCCGAAGGGCTGCCCTCCAAGCTGCTAGCCCTGTTAGTAGGCTCCCAGCTGGGGATgatgcgctgctgctgctgctgcttctgtcacCACCGGCAACTGCCCTGTGCgctggggctgctgctgttgctactgctgccgCCCCTCG TCCCTGTATCTCCCCTGGCAGCAGCTGCAGCGGGCCCAGGCCGCTGTGACACCATATACCAGGGCTTTGCTGAGTGTCTCATCCGCTTGGGAGACGGCATGGGCCACGGAGGCGAACTGGAGACCGTCTGCAG GTCTTGGAATGACTTCCACACCTGTGCCTCGCGAGTCCTATTGGGCTGCCCGGAGGAGGCAGCCGCCGTGTGGGAGTCACTACAGCAAGAAGCTCGCCGGGCCCCACACCCAGATAACTTGCACACTCTCTGTGGCACCCCTGTGCGCCTTCAGGAGCGCGGGGTGGGCCCAGAGACCAACCAGGAAACCCTGCGGGCGACAGCGCCAGCGCCCACCCCGGCCCCCATGCCCCCGCTGCTGGCAGCTGCTCTGGCGCTGGCCTGCCTCCTGGGGCCCCTGGCCTAG